A genomic segment from Streptomyces sp. NBC_01233 encodes:
- the ftsY gene encoding signal recognition particle-docking protein FtsY, whose amino-acid sequence MDILILAVVIALVAVGAISGLVVSSRKKKQLPPPAPPSTPTITAPPAEPQVGEDAVETAEEPRRTIEEVGLPEAEAEAPVEAPAAEPEAPAAPAIEVPEPTAGRLVRLRARLARSQNSLGKGLLTLLSREHLDEDTWEEIEETLLIADVGVVPTQELVDRLRDRVKVLGTRTPADLRALLKEELLTLVGTDFDRVVKTESGEDTPGVIMVVGVNGTGKTTTTGKLARVLVADGRSVVLGAADTFRAAAADQLQTWGDRVGARTVRGPEGGDPASIAYDAVKEGIAEGADVVLIDTAGRLHTKTGLMDELGKVKRVVEKHGPLDEILLVLDATTGQNGLTQARVFAEVVDITGIVLTKLDGTAKGGIVVAVQRELGVPVKLVGLGEGPDDLAPFEPEAFVDALIGD is encoded by the coding sequence ATGGACATCCTCATCCTTGCTGTAGTCATCGCCCTGGTCGCGGTCGGCGCGATCAGCGGGCTCGTGGTCAGCAGCCGCAAGAAGAAGCAGCTGCCGCCCCCGGCACCGCCCAGCACGCCGACCATCACTGCCCCGCCTGCCGAACCGCAGGTGGGGGAGGACGCCGTAGAGACGGCGGAAGAGCCGCGCCGCACGATCGAGGAGGTCGGGCTCCCGGAGGCGGAGGCCGAGGCTCCGGTCGAGGCGCCGGCCGCCGAGCCCGAGGCTCCGGCCGCGCCCGCGATCGAGGTGCCCGAGCCCACCGCCGGCCGCCTGGTCCGGCTGCGCGCCCGCCTCGCGCGGTCGCAGAACTCCCTCGGCAAGGGGCTGCTCACGCTGCTCTCGCGGGAGCACCTCGACGAGGACACCTGGGAGGAGATCGAGGAGACCCTCCTCATCGCCGACGTCGGCGTCGTGCCCACCCAGGAGCTCGTCGACCGGCTCCGCGACCGGGTCAAGGTGCTCGGCACCCGCACCCCGGCGGACCTGCGCGCCCTGCTCAAGGAGGAGCTGCTGACCCTGGTCGGCACCGACTTCGACCGCGTCGTGAAGACGGAGAGCGGCGAGGACACGCCCGGCGTGATCATGGTCGTCGGTGTCAACGGCACCGGCAAGACCACCACCACCGGCAAGCTGGCCCGCGTGCTCGTCGCCGACGGCCGCAGCGTGGTGCTCGGCGCGGCCGACACCTTCCGTGCCGCCGCCGCCGACCAGCTCCAGACCTGGGGCGACCGGGTCGGTGCCCGTACCGTACGCGGCCCCGAGGGCGGAGACCCGGCCTCGATCGCCTACGACGCGGTCAAGGAGGGCATCGCCGAGGGCGCCGACGTGGTGCTCATCGACACCGCCGGCCGCCTGCACACCAAGACCGGCCTCATGGACGAGCTCGGCAAGGTCAAGCGCGTCGTCGAGAAGCACGGTCCGCTGGACGAGATCCTGCTGGTCCTCGACGCCACCACCGGGCAGAACGGCCTGACCCAGGCCCGCGTCTTTGCCGAGGTCGTGGACATCACCGGCATCGTGCTGACCAAGCTCGACGGCACGGCCAAGGGCGGCATCGTCGTCGCCGTCCAGCGCGAGCTGGGCGTCCCGGTCAAGCTCGTCGGGCTCGGCGAGGGTCCGGACGACCTGGCCCCCTTCGAGCCGGAGGCGTTCGTCGACGCCCTCATCGGCGACTGA
- a CDS encoding acylphosphatase codes for MNEDVRLTAWVRGRVQGVGFRWFTRENALEIGGVVGFALNLDDGRVQVVAEGQRENCHRLLDWLRSADTPGRVDGVTEIWGTPRGGYDGFGMW; via the coding sequence ATGAATGAAGACGTCCGTCTGACCGCCTGGGTGCGCGGCCGTGTGCAGGGAGTCGGCTTCCGCTGGTTCACCAGGGAGAACGCCCTGGAGATCGGAGGCGTCGTCGGCTTCGCGCTCAACCTCGACGACGGGCGAGTACAGGTGGTCGCCGAAGGTCAACGTGAGAATTGCCACCGGCTGCTCGACTGGCTGCGCTCCGCCGACACGCCCGGCCGGGTGGACGGAGTGACAGAGATCTGGGGCACACCGCGCGGTGGCTACGACGGATTCGGGATGTGGTGA
- a CDS encoding LLM class flavin-dependent oxidoreductase, giving the protein MPITVARFNLVDPNGTPESLSARYKAALEMARYADDRGIDTIQTEEHHGTDNNWLPSPFAFAGAVFGATRRIAVTVSAIIGPLYDPLKVAEDIAVLDLLSGGRLVTVAGIGYRPEEYEQHGVDWGRRGRLQDELLETLLKAWTGEPFEFRGRTVRVTPTPFTRPHPLLLVGGSSEAAARRAARLGLPFFPSAHLPELEAYYNAKLAEYATEGFCMMPAAETPLLHIAEDPDRVWAEHGERFLHEAGMYASWQSKDIRSAVRSAARSVAELRAEGVYRILTPDEAVAYARGAGEAGNLVLHPLCGGMPLDEGWRSLHLLCEQVLPRLKD; this is encoded by the coding sequence ATGCCCATCACCGTGGCCCGGTTCAACCTCGTCGACCCCAACGGCACCCCCGAGTCCCTCTCCGCCCGCTACAAGGCGGCCCTGGAGATGGCCCGGTACGCGGACGACCGCGGGATCGACACCATCCAGACCGAGGAGCACCACGGCACCGACAACAACTGGCTGCCCTCCCCCTTCGCCTTCGCGGGCGCGGTCTTCGGCGCCACCCGCCGGATCGCCGTCACCGTCTCGGCGATCATCGGTCCGCTGTACGACCCGCTGAAGGTGGCCGAGGACATCGCCGTCCTGGACCTGCTGAGCGGCGGCCGCCTGGTGACGGTCGCGGGCATCGGCTACCGGCCCGAGGAGTACGAGCAGCACGGTGTGGACTGGGGCCGGCGCGGAAGGCTCCAGGACGAGCTGCTCGAGACCCTGCTGAAGGCGTGGACCGGCGAGCCCTTCGAGTTCCGCGGCCGCACGGTACGGGTCACCCCGACGCCGTTCACGCGGCCGCACCCGCTGCTGCTGGTCGGCGGCAGCTCCGAGGCGGCGGCCCGCCGCGCGGCCCGGCTGGGGCTGCCGTTCTTCCCGAGCGCGCACCTGCCGGAGCTGGAGGCGTACTACAACGCGAAGCTCGCGGAGTACGCCACCGAGGGCTTCTGCATGATGCCGGCGGCCGAGACCCCGCTGCTGCACATCGCGGAGGATCCGGACCGGGTCTGGGCGGAGCACGGCGAGCGCTTCCTGCACGAGGCCGGGATGTACGCGTCCTGGCAGTCCAAGGACATCCGCAGCGCCGTACGGTCGGCGGCGCGCTCGGTGGCGGAGCTGCGCGCGGAGGGCGTGTACCGGATCCTCACCCCGGACGAGGCGGTCGCGTACGCCCGGGGCGCGGGCGAGGCGGGGAACCTGGTCCTGCACCCGCTGTGCGGCGGGATGCCGCTGGACGAGGGCTGGCGCAGCCTGCACCTGCTGTGCGAACAGGTACTGCCCCGGCTCAAGGACTGA
- a CDS encoding sugar porter family MFS transporter produces the protein MTSTANAPASGSGREARPDHLGHVIFIAAAAAMGGFLFGYDSSVINGAVVAIRERFDVGSAALAQVIAAALIGCAFGAATAGRIADRIGRIRCMQIAAVLFTASAIGSALPFALWDLAMWRVIGGFGIGMASVIGPAYIAEVSPAAYRGRLASFQQAAIVIGIAVSQLVNWGILNLADGDQRGEIAGLEAWQWMLGIMVIPAVIYGLMSFVIPESPRYLISVGRTEQAKQVLREVEGSKIDIDARAAEIDLAMRSEHKSAFKDLLGGRFGFLPIVWIGIGLSLFQQLVGINVIFYYSSSLWQSVGIDPTSSFFYSFTTSIINIIGTVIAMVFVDRLGRKPLALIGSAGMAVSLGLCAWAFSYKEGSGDNITIPDTQGTIALVAAHSFVLFFALSWGVVVWVLLGEMFPNRIRAAALGVAAAAQWIANWVITVTFPTLSDWNLAGAYVIYTFFALLSIPFILKWVPETKGKALEEMG, from the coding sequence TTGACCAGCACAGCGAACGCACCCGCGTCCGGCAGTGGCCGGGAGGCACGCCCCGATCACCTCGGGCACGTCATCTTCATCGCCGCGGCCGCGGCGATGGGCGGTTTCCTCTTCGGCTACGACAGCTCCGTCATCAACGGCGCCGTCGTCGCCATCCGCGAACGGTTCGACGTCGGGTCCGCCGCGCTCGCCCAGGTGATCGCCGCCGCACTGATCGGCTGCGCGTTCGGCGCCGCCACCGCCGGCCGCATCGCTGACAGGATCGGCCGAATCCGCTGCATGCAGATCGCCGCCGTCCTCTTCACCGCGAGCGCCATCGGCTCGGCCCTTCCGTTCGCCCTGTGGGACCTGGCCATGTGGCGCGTCATCGGCGGCTTCGGCATCGGCATGGCCTCCGTCATCGGCCCCGCCTACATCGCCGAGGTGTCCCCGGCCGCCTACCGCGGCCGTCTCGCCTCCTTCCAGCAGGCCGCCATCGTCATCGGCATCGCCGTCTCCCAGCTCGTCAACTGGGGCATCCTCAACCTCGCCGACGGCGACCAGCGCGGCGAGATCGCCGGCCTGGAGGCCTGGCAGTGGATGCTCGGCATCATGGTCATCCCGGCCGTGATCTACGGACTGATGTCCTTCGTCATCCCGGAGTCCCCCCGCTACCTGATCTCCGTCGGCCGCACCGAGCAGGCCAAGCAGGTGCTGCGCGAGGTCGAGGGCTCGAAGATCGACATCGACGCGCGCGCCGCCGAGATCGACCTGGCCATGCGCTCCGAGCACAAGTCCGCCTTCAAGGACCTGCTCGGCGGCCGCTTCGGCTTCCTGCCCATCGTCTGGATCGGCATCGGCCTCTCCCTCTTCCAGCAGCTCGTCGGCATCAACGTGATCTTCTACTACAGCTCCTCGCTGTGGCAGTCCGTCGGCATCGACCCGACCAGCTCGTTCTTCTACTCCTTCACCACGTCGATCATCAACATCATCGGCACGGTGATCGCGATGGTCTTCGTCGACCGGCTGGGCCGCAAGCCGCTGGCCCTCATCGGCTCGGCCGGCATGGCCGTCTCGCTCGGCCTCTGCGCGTGGGCGTTCTCGTACAAGGAGGGCAGCGGCGACAACATCACCATCCCCGACACCCAGGGCACGATCGCGCTCGTCGCCGCCCACTCCTTCGTGCTCTTCTTCGCCCTCTCCTGGGGCGTGGTCGTCTGGGTGCTGCTCGGCGAGATGTTCCCGAACCGCATCCGGGCCGCGGCGCTCGGTGTCGCCGCCGCGGCCCAGTGGATCGCCAACTGGGTCATCACCGTCACGTTCCCGACGCTCTCGGACTGGAACCTCGCCGGCGCGTACGTGATCTACACGTTCTTCGCCCTGCTCTCGATCCCGTTCATCCTCAAGTGGGTGCCGGAGACCAAGGGCAAGGCGCTGGAGGAGATGGGGTGA
- a CDS encoding cytosine permease yields MPAEPADGGTETAIETRGLEPVPDGERGGRVRDLVPTWVAANISVLLLTMGAGLVIFNKLNIWQVLVVAVAAPVVSYGIVGLISIAGKRGGAPGMALSRAVFGQRGNLFPGSLIWVARWGWETINAVSGAYAVLTVLDLLFGIKSNTPLIVVTLLFFVGCTFVVSGLGIKALRVCSTWSTYLFGAFSVLVLGYLLFTTDWSAVLGKPAGSTAMMIAGIGTIAAGGISWVPSGPDFTRYLPRTASSKGLVGATIGGAGVVALPMVLMGAVMAVGTPDLATAQDPVSFIGELLPTWIAVPYLLVALVGMLLINSMSMYSAGFTAQTLGIKVPRAWAVSVNAAISLVFGFLLMVVATSFFGSFISFLTLLAVAFSAWIGVFGVDMLRRRTYDGAALLDTTRTSAYWYRGGFAWQAMTAWALALVVGLLFTSVDWFSGPLATTWIGRNGLGWAAGIVTSGVLYAVLPRTAPAEPVPAAAEEPALAGSLSN; encoded by the coding sequence ATGCCTGCCGAGCCCGCCGACGGCGGAACCGAAACCGCGATCGAGACCCGCGGACTGGAGCCCGTCCCGGACGGCGAGCGCGGCGGCCGGGTCCGCGACCTCGTGCCCACCTGGGTCGCCGCCAACATCAGCGTGCTGCTGCTGACCATGGGCGCGGGTCTGGTGATCTTCAACAAGCTCAACATCTGGCAGGTGCTGGTCGTCGCGGTGGCCGCGCCGGTCGTCTCGTACGGGATCGTCGGCCTGATATCGATCGCCGGCAAGCGCGGCGGCGCTCCCGGCATGGCCCTCTCACGAGCCGTGTTCGGCCAGCGCGGCAACCTCTTCCCGGGCTCGCTGATCTGGGTGGCCCGGTGGGGCTGGGAGACGATCAACGCGGTGAGCGGCGCCTACGCCGTGCTGACCGTGCTCGACCTGCTCTTCGGGATCAAGAGCAACACCCCGCTCATCGTGGTCACCCTGCTGTTCTTCGTGGGCTGCACCTTCGTGGTCTCGGGCCTCGGCATCAAGGCGCTGCGCGTCTGCTCCACGTGGTCGACGTACCTCTTCGGCGCCTTCAGCGTGCTCGTCCTCGGGTACCTGCTCTTCACGACCGACTGGTCCGCCGTCCTCGGCAAGCCGGCCGGCTCCACCGCGATGATGATCGCGGGCATCGGCACCATCGCGGCCGGCGGCATCAGCTGGGTGCCCTCGGGCCCCGACTTCACCCGCTACCTGCCGCGCACGGCCTCCTCCAAGGGGCTGGTGGGCGCGACGATCGGCGGCGCCGGCGTCGTCGCGCTCCCGATGGTCCTGATGGGCGCGGTCATGGCCGTCGGCACCCCGGACCTGGCCACCGCGCAGGACCCGGTGTCCTTCATCGGCGAGCTGCTCCCGACCTGGATCGCGGTCCCGTACCTGCTCGTCGCGCTCGTCGGGATGCTGCTGATCAACTCGATGTCCATGTACTCGGCCGGCTTCACCGCGCAGACCCTCGGCATCAAGGTCCCGCGCGCGTGGGCGGTCAGCGTCAACGCGGCCATCAGCCTGGTCTTCGGCTTCCTGCTGATGGTGGTCGCGACGAGCTTCTTCGGCTCCTTCATCTCCTTCCTGACGCTGCTGGCCGTGGCGTTCTCGGCGTGGATCGGCGTCTTCGGCGTGGACATGCTGCGCCGCCGGACCTACGACGGGGCCGCGCTGCTGGACACCACGCGGACCAGCGCCTACTGGTACAGGGGCGGTTTCGCCTGGCAGGCCATGACCGCGTGGGCCCTCGCCCTGGTGGTCGGGCTGCTGTTCACCTCGGTGGACTGGTTCAGCGGGCCGCTCGCCACCACCTGGATCGGGCGCAACGGCCTCGGCTGGGCGGCCGGCATCGTGACCTCGGGCGTGCTGTACGCCGTCCTGCCGCGCACGGCCCCCGCGGAGCCGGTCCCGGCCGCGGCGGAGGAGCCCGCGCTCGCCGGATCCCTGTCCAACTGA
- a CDS encoding CAP domain-containing protein encodes MGRHRLPAAPHSGGKRGTVLRTGLLGVSVAVALGTAAVTTGMVPVGSAFPYVGVSATGGAGTPEAKAKASPTPDPAPEQQGGLASLSGRAATGAGSGSPSKSPSASPSPSASPSSSAPPSPSVSASPSASPTASPSATPAPARKAPEKKPVPAPSKPIPAPAKPIPAPAKPVPAPAKPVAAPPTPATPAPRPALDGHSAEEDAVVALVNQERAMAGCGPVRANPPLAALAGAFSKDMATRGFFSHDDPDGNSPWDRAAKAGLAGLGGENIARGQGDADAVMKAWMNSPGHKANILNCEFRTLGVGAHFAAGGPWWTQDFGL; translated from the coding sequence ATGGGACGTCACCGACTCCCCGCCGCGCCGCACAGCGGCGGCAAGCGCGGCACCGTCCTGCGCACCGGCCTGCTCGGCGTCTCGGTGGCCGTGGCCCTCGGCACGGCGGCCGTCACCACCGGCATGGTGCCGGTCGGCAGCGCGTTCCCCTATGTGGGCGTCAGCGCTACGGGGGGCGCCGGCACGCCGGAGGCCAAGGCCAAGGCCTCGCCCACCCCGGACCCCGCGCCGGAACAGCAGGGTGGCCTCGCCAGCCTGTCGGGCCGCGCCGCCACGGGCGCCGGCTCCGGTTCCCCCTCCAAGAGCCCGTCGGCCTCGCCGTCCCCGTCGGCCTCGCCCTCCTCCTCGGCCCCGCCGAGCCCCTCCGTGTCCGCCTCGCCGAGCGCGTCGCCGACCGCTTCGCCTTCGGCCACGCCCGCTCCCGCCCGCAAGGCCCCGGAGAAGAAGCCGGTTCCGGCACCCTCGAAGCCGATTCCGGCACCCGCGAAGCCGATTCCGGCACCCGCGAAGCCGGTTCCGGCACCCGCGAAGCCGGTCGCGGCGCCCCCGACGCCGGCCACCCCCGCGCCCCGGCCGGCCCTGGACGGCCACTCCGCCGAGGAGGACGCCGTGGTCGCCCTGGTCAACCAGGAGCGCGCGATGGCCGGGTGCGGTCCCGTCCGGGCCAATCCGCCGCTCGCGGCGCTGGCCGGAGCATTCAGCAAGGACATGGCCACACGGGGCTTCTTCAGCCACGACGACCCCGACGGCAACAGCCCGTGGGACCGCGCCGCCAAGGCCGGCCTCGCCGGCCTCGGCGGCGAGAACATCGCGCGCGGCCAGGGCGACGCAGACGCCGTGATGAAGGCCTGGATGAACAGCCCGGGCCACAAGGCGAACATCCTCAACTGCGAGTTCCGCACGCTGGGCGTCGGCGCCCACTTCGCCGCCGGCGGCCCCTGGTGGACCCAGGACTTCGGCCTCTAG
- a CDS encoding AAA family ATPase — protein MHLKSLTLRGFKSFASATTLRFEPGITCVVGPNGSGKSNVVDALSWVMGEQGAKSLRGGKMEDVIFAGTTGRPPLGRAEVSLTIDNSDGALPIDYAEVTITRIMFRGGSSEYQINGDTCRLLDIQELLSDSGIGREMHVIVGQGQLDSVLHADPMGRRAFIEEAAGVLKHRKRKEKALRKLDAMQANLARVQDLNDELRRQLKPLGRQAAVARRAAVIQADLRDARLRLLADDLVTLRRALDAEIADEAALKERKEAAEAQLALALRREAELEEAVRELAPRLQRAQQTWYELSQLAERVRGTASLADARVKSATAPVEDERRGRDPEDMEREAGRIREQEAELTAALEAASRALEDTAGHRAELERALAEEERRLRDAARAIADRREGLARLTGRLGAARSRAGAAQAEIDRLVAARDAAQSRAAAAQAEYEALAEEVGGLDEPSADADHEAARAELAAAEEALSAARDALSGAERSRAAVSARRDALALGLRRKDGTGALLAAREKLAGLLGPAAERLTVTPGYEAAVAAALGSAADALAVSSPNAAAAALRHLRDTDAGRATLLITPPGTATPPTVPPAPTGQATAPAGRPAVAAEAIDPAGLSALPGQVSAPVDPPALPDQAFAPAGPSPAPGQASDPAGLPGAPGPGPAPAAGSGAQPPGQASAGGVFPHPARSRDRALPGPGLGQSPCDGPAGEGVPAARLVGGDAEAWRAAAWVLRDHVMVGTLDEAEALVAARPEAVAVTLDGDVLGAHLAHGGSAGAPSLIEVQAAVDEAAAELTALGVRCTELGEAQAAAQSRRRDAAALVEELAERRRAAEQARAGVAQQLGRLAGQAKGAAGEAERSAAAAAKAQDALEQALADVEECAERLASAEELPVEEEPDSSRRDRLAADGANARQTEMEARLQLRTHEERVKGLAGRADSLDRAARAEREARARAERRRARLRHEAEVARAVADGSRQLLAHVEVSLLRADEERLAAERAKGLRERELGEARNRGRELKGELDKLTDSVHRGEVLGAEQRLRIEAVEARALEEFGMESAGLVAEYGPDQPVPPSPPAEGEELPEDPEHPRNRPGPFVRAQQEKRLKAAERAYQQLGKVNPLALEEFAALEERHQFLSEQLEDLRKTRADLLQVVKEVDERVEQVFTEAYRDTAREFEGVFSRLFPGGEGRLILTDPDNMLTTGVDVEARPPGKKVKRLSLLSGGERSLTAVALLVSIFKARPSPFYVMDEVEAALDDTNLQRLIRIMEELQESSQLIVITHQKRTMEVADALYGVSMQGDGVSKVISQRLR, from the coding sequence GTGCACCTCAAGTCCCTGACCCTGCGTGGCTTCAAATCCTTCGCCTCCGCCACCACCCTGCGCTTCGAACCCGGCATCACCTGTGTCGTGGGTCCGAACGGCTCGGGCAAGTCCAATGTGGTGGACGCGCTGTCCTGGGTCATGGGCGAACAAGGGGCCAAGTCCCTGCGCGGCGGGAAGATGGAAGACGTCATCTTCGCCGGGACCACCGGACGGCCGCCGCTCGGGCGCGCCGAGGTGTCGCTGACGATCGACAACTCCGACGGCGCGCTCCCCATCGACTACGCCGAAGTCACCATCACCCGGATCATGTTCCGCGGCGGCAGCAGTGAGTACCAGATCAACGGTGACACCTGCCGGCTGCTGGACATCCAGGAGCTGCTCTCCGACTCCGGCATCGGCCGCGAGATGCACGTCATCGTCGGCCAGGGCCAGCTGGACTCCGTCCTGCACGCCGATCCCATGGGCCGCCGCGCCTTCATCGAGGAGGCGGCGGGCGTACTGAAGCACCGCAAGCGCAAGGAGAAGGCGCTGCGGAAGCTCGACGCGATGCAGGCCAACCTCGCGCGCGTGCAGGACCTCAACGACGAGCTGCGCCGCCAGCTCAAACCCCTGGGACGGCAGGCCGCGGTCGCCCGGCGGGCGGCCGTGATCCAGGCCGACCTGCGCGACGCGCGGCTGCGGCTGCTCGCCGACGACCTGGTCACGCTGCGGCGGGCGCTCGACGCGGAGATCGCGGACGAGGCGGCTCTCAAGGAGCGCAAGGAAGCGGCCGAAGCCCAGCTGGCGCTCGCGCTGCGGCGCGAGGCCGAGCTGGAGGAGGCGGTGCGGGAGCTCGCGCCGCGGCTGCAGCGGGCGCAGCAGACCTGGTACGAGCTGTCGCAGCTCGCCGAACGGGTACGGGGCACCGCGTCCTTGGCGGACGCGCGGGTGAAGAGCGCGACGGCGCCCGTGGAGGACGAACGGCGGGGCCGCGATCCGGAGGACATGGAGCGGGAGGCCGGGCGGATCCGTGAGCAGGAGGCGGAACTGACGGCGGCTCTGGAGGCGGCCTCGCGGGCGCTGGAGGACACGGCCGGGCACCGGGCCGAGCTGGAGCGGGCGCTGGCCGAGGAAGAACGGCGGCTGCGCGACGCGGCGCGGGCCATCGCCGACCGGCGCGAGGGGCTGGCCCGGCTGACGGGGCGGCTCGGCGCGGCCCGCTCCCGCGCGGGGGCGGCGCAGGCCGAGATCGACCGGCTCGTCGCGGCGCGGGACGCGGCGCAGTCCCGGGCCGCCGCCGCGCAGGCGGAGTACGAGGCGCTGGCGGAGGAGGTCGGCGGGCTGGACGAGCCGTCGGCGGACGCGGACCACGAGGCCGCGCGCGCCGAGCTGGCGGCGGCCGAGGAGGCCCTGTCCGCCGCGCGCGACGCGCTGTCCGGGGCGGAGCGCTCGCGGGCGGCGGTGTCGGCGCGGCGGGACGCGCTCGCGCTCGGACTGCGCCGCAAGGACGGTACGGGGGCGCTGCTCGCGGCGCGGGAGAAGCTGGCCGGGCTGCTCGGGCCGGCTGCGGAGCGGCTGACGGTGACCCCGGGTTACGAAGCCGCCGTAGCCGCTGCGCTGGGCTCGGCGGCGGACGCCCTGGCGGTGTCCTCCCCGAACGCGGCGGCCGCCGCGCTCCGCCACCTCCGGGACACGGACGCAGGCCGCGCCACCCTCCTGATCACCCCGCCCGGAACCGCAACCCCACCCACCGTCCCGCCCGCCCCCACAGGCCAGGCCACCGCCCCTGCGGGTCGGCCGGCCGTCGCGGCCGAGGCCATTGACCCTGCGGGTCTGTCGGCCCTGCCGGGCCAGGTGTCCGCCCCTGTGGACCCGCCCGCCCTCCCGGACCAGGCCTTTGCCCCTGCGGGTCCGTCGCCCGCTCCGGGCCAGGCCTCCGACCCTGCGGGTCTGCCCGGTGCTCCGGGCCCGGGACCGGCTCCCGCCGCGGGGTCGGGCGCCCAGCCGCCCGGGCAGGCTTCGGCCGGGGGAGTCTTCCCCCACCCCGCCCGTTCCCGAGACCGGGCTCTGCCCGGACCCGGGCTGGGGCAGAGCCCCTGCGACGGGCCCGCAGGCGAGGGGGTGCCCGCGGCCCGGCTGGTCGGCGGGGACGCCGAGGCGTGGCGGGCGGCCGCCTGGGTGCTGCGCGACCACGTCATGGTCGGCACGCTCGACGAGGCCGAGGCACTCGTCGCGGCGCGGCCCGAGGCGGTGGCCGTGACCCTCGACGGAGACGTGCTCGGGGCGCACCTCGCGCACGGTGGCTCCGCCGGGGCGCCCAGCCTGATCGAGGTGCAGGCCGCCGTCGACGAGGCGGCGGCGGAGCTGACCGCGCTGGGCGTGCGGTGCACGGAACTCGGCGAGGCCCAGGCCGCCGCCCAGTCCCGGCGGCGGGACGCGGCAGCCCTGGTCGAGGAGCTCGCCGAGCGCCGCCGCGCCGCGGAGCAGGCCCGCGCCGGCGTCGCGCAGCAGCTCGGGCGGCTCGCCGGGCAGGCGAAGGGGGCCGCAGGCGAAGCCGAGCGCAGCGCCGCCGCCGCGGCCAAGGCCCAGGACGCGCTGGAGCAGGCGCTGGCCGACGTGGAGGAGTGCGCGGAACGGCTCGCGTCGGCCGAGGAACTGCCGGTGGAGGAGGAGCCCGACAGCTCCCGGCGGGACCGGCTCGCGGCCGACGGGGCCAACGCGCGGCAGACCGAGATGGAGGCGCGGCTGCAACTGCGCACCCATGAGGAGCGGGTCAAGGGGCTGGCCGGACGAGCCGATTCCCTCGACCGCGCGGCCCGGGCGGAACGCGAGGCCCGGGCCCGCGCCGAACGGCGCCGGGCGCGGCTGCGGCACGAGGCGGAGGTGGCCCGCGCGGTGGCCGACGGCTCCCGGCAGCTGCTCGCGCACGTGGAGGTCTCGCTGCTGCGGGCCGACGAGGAGCGCCTCGCGGCCGAACGGGCCAAGGGCCTGCGCGAGCGGGAGCTCGGCGAGGCGCGCAACCGCGGACGCGAACTGAAGGGGGAGCTCGACAAGCTCACCGACTCCGTCCACCGCGGCGAGGTGCTCGGCGCCGAGCAGCGGCTGCGCATCGAGGCGGTGGAGGCCAGGGCGCTGGAGGAGTTCGGCATGGAGTCCGCCGGGCTCGTCGCCGAATACGGCCCCGACCAGCCGGTGCCGCCGTCGCCGCCCGCCGAGGGGGAGGAACTCCCCGAGGATCCCGAGCACCCGCGCAACCGGCCCGGCCCCTTCGTCCGCGCGCAGCAGGAGAAGCGGCTCAAGGCGGCCGAACGCGCCTACCAGCAGCTCGGCAAGGTCAATCCGCTCGCGCTGGAGGAGTTCGCGGCGCTGGAGGAGCGCCACCAGTTCCTCAGCGAGCAACTGGAGGACCTCCGCAAGACGCGAGCCGATCTCCTTCAAGTGGTGAAGGAGGTCGACGAACGCGTTGAGCAGGTCTTCACCGAGGCCTACCGGGACACGGCCCGGGAGTTCGAGGGGGTGTTCTCGCGGCTGTTCCCCGGCGGCGAGGGCCGGCTGATCCTGACCGACCCCGACAACATGCTGACCACCGGCGTCGACGTCGAGGCCCGCCCACCGGGCAAGAAGGTCAAGCGGCTGTCGCTGCTCTCCGGCGGCGAGCGTTCGCTGACCGCCGTGGCCCTGCTGGTGTCCATCTTCAAGGCGCGCCCCAGCCCGTTCTACGTGATGGACGAGGTCGAGGCGGCGCTCGACGACACCAACCTGCAGCGGCTGATCCGGATCATGGAGGAGCTCCAGGAGAGCTCACAGCTGATCGTGATCACGCACCAGAAGCGGACGATGGAGGTCGCGGACGCGCTCTACGGCGTCTCCATGCAGGGCGACGGGGTCTCCAAAGTCATCAGCCAGCGTCTGCGCTGA